A genomic region of Candidatus Paceibacterota bacterium contains the following coding sequences:
- a CDS encoding aspartate aminotransferase family protein: MGKEFSITPRAVARVETKYRRIVTPLPHPDSVPTLEKLRQFEPQSMRGQPPLVWDRAEDVFVYDKYGNRWLDWSSGVLVTNAGHGAPEVRQAILDQVNSGLLHNYVFPSEERAALVEQLAKVAPKGLEKVFLLTTGSEATECAIKLARTHGIRKGGNQKIGIVGAERGFHGRTLGAQQAGGIPGQKNWIVNEDPAIVQVPFPDGYWTEDTSFEGFLATLAKKGLQPENVAGVMFETYQGVGPDFAPVEYIRQLAQWCKAQNALLIFDEVQAGFGRTGKFWAFEHYEVTPDVICCGKGISSSLPLSAVIGRPEIMDQFAPGSMTSTHTGNPVCCAAASASVKKIVAENLAANAARLGEILEPGLRAIQQRHGKVIGHYSCRGLVGGLQMTKPGKKEPNHDLAHSIVERCFHKGLLFFSPVGAWGQTVKIAPPLTITEEALCEGLAVLGEAVDEAVAALK, from the coding sequence ATGGGCAAAGAATTCAGCATTACGCCGCGCGCCGTTGCGCGGGTCGAGACCAAGTATCGCCGCATTGTCACGCCGTTGCCGCATCCGGATTCGGTGCCGACACTGGAGAAGCTGCGCCAGTTCGAGCCGCAGTCCATGCGGGGCCAGCCGCCGCTGGTGTGGGACCGGGCCGAGGACGTCTTCGTCTATGACAAATACGGCAACCGCTGGCTGGATTGGAGCAGCGGCGTGCTCGTCACCAACGCGGGCCACGGCGCGCCCGAGGTGCGCCAGGCCATCCTGGACCAGGTCAACAGCGGCCTGCTGCACAACTACGTTTTCCCCAGCGAGGAACGCGCCGCCCTGGTCGAACAGCTCGCCAAGGTGGCGCCCAAAGGTCTCGAGAAGGTGTTTCTGCTGACGACTGGCTCGGAAGCCACCGAGTGCGCCATCAAGCTGGCGCGCACGCACGGCATCCGCAAAGGCGGCAACCAGAAGATCGGCATTGTGGGCGCGGAGCGCGGCTTTCACGGGCGGACTCTGGGCGCTCAGCAGGCAGGAGGCATTCCCGGGCAGAAGAACTGGATTGTCAACGAGGACCCGGCGATTGTGCAGGTGCCTTTCCCGGATGGCTATTGGACCGAGGACACGAGCTTCGAAGGGTTCCTCGCCACACTGGCGAAGAAGGGGCTGCAGCCGGAGAACGTCGCGGGGGTGATGTTCGAAACGTATCAGGGTGTGGGGCCGGACTTTGCTCCGGTGGAATATATCCGCCAACTCGCGCAGTGGTGCAAAGCACAGAACGCGCTGCTGATCTTCGACGAGGTCCAGGCCGGGTTTGGCCGCACCGGCAAGTTCTGGGCCTTCGAGCATTACGAGGTCACGCCCGATGTGATCTGCTGCGGCAAAGGCATCAGCAGCTCTCTGCCGCTCTCGGCGGTCATCGGCCGCCCGGAGATCATGGACCAATTTGCGCCGGGCTCGATGACCAGCACGCACACCGGCAACCCGGTCTGCTGCGCCGCGGCGTCTGCCAGCGTGAAGAAGATCGTTGCGGAAAACCTCGCCGCCAACGCCGCCCGGCTGGGCGAGATCCTGGAACCGGGCTTGCGGGCGATCCAGCAGCGCCACGGAAAGGTCATTGGCCATTACAGTTGCCGGGGGCTGGTCGGCGGGCTGCAGATGACCAAACCGGGCAAGAAGGAGCCGAACCATGACCTAGCGCATAGCATCGTCGAGCGCTGCTTTCATAAAGGGCTGCTGTTCTTCTCACCGGTGGGCGCGTGGGGGCAGACCGTGAAGATCGCGCCGCCGCTGACCATCACCGAGGAAGCGCTGTGCGAGGGCCTGGCCGTGCTCGGCGAAGCCGTGGACGAAGCGGTTGCCGCGTTGAAGTAG
- a CDS encoding iron-containing alcohol dehydrogenase — protein MRFEFATATRIICGAGALHDVGPLARDFGPNVLVVTGSDPRRAAPVLALLREHGLASSVFSVRGEPKPETVRQGVALARELHCTLIIAFGGGSVVDAGKAIAAMLANSGELLDYLEVIGHGKALTQPSVPFIAIPTTAGTGSEVTRNAVLASPQHRVKVSLRSPFMLPKVAVVDPELTYDLPPALTASTGLDALTQLIEPYVSSRANPMTDALCVEGIRRAARSLRTAFADGRHAAARMDMCVASLFGGLALANAGLGAVHGFAGPIGGQFPAPHGAVCAALLPHVMEGNLRALRQRLPGAGGLRRYDEVARLLTGSATATAEAGVEWVRRLVADLRIPSLGHYGLTAEHTAELVPKAFQASSMKANPIALTPEELGAILQRAL, from the coding sequence ATGCGCTTTGAATTTGCCACGGCAACCCGCATCATCTGCGGTGCCGGCGCGCTGCACGACGTTGGCCCGCTCGCCCGGGATTTCGGGCCGAACGTCCTGGTTGTGACCGGCTCCGACCCGCGCCGGGCGGCTCCGGTGCTCGCGCTGTTGCGGGAGCACGGTCTGGCCAGCAGCGTCTTCTCGGTTCGCGGCGAGCCGAAGCCCGAGACTGTCCGGCAAGGTGTGGCGCTCGCGCGGGAGTTGCATTGCACCCTCATCATCGCCTTCGGCGGCGGCAGCGTAGTGGACGCCGGCAAAGCTATCGCCGCCATGCTCGCCAACTCCGGCGAGTTGCTCGACTACCTCGAAGTGATCGGGCACGGCAAGGCGCTCACCCAGCCCTCGGTCCCGTTCATCGCCATCCCCACCACCGCCGGCACGGGCTCCGAAGTCACCCGCAACGCTGTGCTTGCCTCGCCGCAGCATCGCGTGAAGGTCAGCCTGCGCAGTCCCTTCATGTTGCCGAAGGTGGCAGTCGTTGACCCGGAGCTGACCTATGACTTGCCGCCCGCCCTCACCGCCAGCACCGGCCTCGATGCTCTCACGCAGCTCATCGAGCCTTACGTCTCCTCTCGCGCCAACCCGATGACCGATGCGCTTTGCGTGGAAGGCATCCGCCGGGCGGCCCGCTCCTTGCGGACTGCCTTTGCGGATGGCCGCCACGCCGCTGCCCGGATGGATATGTGCGTGGCCAGCCTCTTCGGCGGACTGGCGCTGGCGAACGCCGGCCTCGGAGCCGTGCACGGCTTTGCCGGGCCCATTGGCGGCCAGTTCCCCGCGCCCCACGGGGCCGTCTGCGCCGCTCTGCTGCCGCACGTGATGGAAGGAAACCTGCGTGCCCTGCGCCAGCGCCTGCCGGGCGCCGGCGGTCTGCGCCGCTACGACGAGGTGGCGCGATTGCTGACCGGCAGCGCGACCGCGACTGCCGAGGCCGGCGTCGAGTGGGTCCGCAGGCTGGTCGCCGATCTGCGCATCCCCAGCCTGGGCCATTACGGCCTCACTGCCGAGCACACCGCCGAACTGGTGCCGAAAGCCTTCCAGGCCAGCAGCATGAAGGCGAACCCGATTGCCCTTACCCCGGAAGAGTTGGGCGCGATCTTGCAGCGAGCGCTCTGA
- a CDS encoding aldehyde dehydrogenase EutE produces MSGLSDQEIEAIAQHIVADLTGGGGGGGARPDRSAGLSLAGELGIFDGIDQAVRAARDAFVQFDDMGLQKRNAVIAAMRDAMREHGQALAREAHEETGLGRYEDKILKNQLVTEKTPGTEDLQPQAITGDHGLNLTEPAPYGVIAAITPTTNPTSTIINNAIGMIAAGNAVVFNVHPNARRVSCHNVALLNKAILAAGGPRNLITCIANPTVESAQALMKHPGIRLVVVTGGGGVVKAAMESGKRAICAGPGNPPVVVDETADIDKAARDIVFGASFDNNIICADEKECLVVSSVADKLIQGMIYNGAALVWKDQLPALEKVIFKKTRGPRKEAEIDRSLIGKNASVILQKAGITCDESVRLGIVEVDHDHPLLWTEQMMPILPVTRVRDADEGIDLAIALEHPRRHTFVMHSDNLSHLSRMARECDASIFVKNGPSQAGLGWKGEGPTSFTIASPTGEGMTSARSFSRWRRCTLVGAFRIV; encoded by the coding sequence GTGTCCGGCCTTAGCGACCAGGAAATCGAGGCTATCGCGCAGCACATCGTCGCCGATTTGACCGGGGGCGGTGGTGGAGGGGGTGCGCGCCCGGACCGGTCAGCCGGGCTGTCGCTGGCGGGCGAATTGGGCATCTTCGACGGCATTGACCAGGCGGTGCGCGCGGCCCGGGACGCCTTTGTCCAATTCGACGACATGGGCCTGCAGAAACGCAACGCCGTCATCGCCGCCATGCGGGACGCGATGCGCGAGCACGGCCAGGCGCTGGCCCGCGAAGCGCACGAGGAAACCGGGCTGGGTCGTTACGAGGACAAGATCCTCAAAAACCAGCTCGTCACGGAGAAGACCCCCGGCACGGAAGACCTGCAGCCGCAGGCCATCACCGGCGACCACGGACTCAACCTCACCGAACCTGCTCCCTACGGTGTCATTGCCGCTATCACCCCGACCACCAACCCGACCTCAACGATCATCAACAACGCCATAGGGATGATCGCAGCGGGCAACGCCGTCGTCTTCAATGTCCACCCCAACGCCCGGCGCGTCTCCTGCCACAACGTCGCGCTGCTCAACAAAGCCATCCTGGCCGCCGGCGGACCGCGCAACCTCATCACCTGCATTGCCAATCCTACTGTCGAGAGCGCGCAGGCGTTGATGAAACATCCCGGCATCCGGCTCGTGGTCGTCACGGGCGGCGGCGGCGTGGTCAAGGCGGCGATGGAGTCGGGCAAGCGCGCCATCTGCGCCGGCCCCGGCAATCCGCCGGTGGTAGTGGATGAGACGGCGGATATTGACAAAGCGGCGCGGGACATTGTCTTCGGCGCTTCCTTCGACAACAACATCATCTGCGCCGACGAAAAGGAATGCCTCGTTGTTTCGAGCGTGGCGGACAAGCTGATCCAGGGCATGATATACAACGGCGCGGCGCTGGTTTGGAAAGACCAGTTGCCGGCGCTGGAGAAGGTCATCTTCAAGAAGACCCGCGGACCGCGCAAGGAAGCCGAGATAGACCGCTCCCTCATTGGCAAGAACGCGAGCGTCATCCTCCAGAAGGCCGGCATCACCTGCGACGAATCCGTGCGGCTGGGCATCGTCGAAGTGGACCACGACCACCCGCTGCTCTGGACCGAGCAAATGATGCCGATCCTGCCGGTCACACGCGTGCGCGATGCCGACGAAGGCATTGATTTGGCCATCGCGCTGGAGCATCCGCGCCGCCACACCTTCGTCATGCACTCCGACAACCTGTCCCACCTCAGCCGCATGGCGCGCGAGTGCGACGCCAGCATCTTTGTGAAGAACGGCCCCTCGCAGGCTGGCTTGGGCTGGAAGGGCGAGGGGCCCACCTCGTTCACCATTGCCAGTCCGACCGGCGAAGGCATGACCAGCGCGCGCAGCTTCTCCCGCTGGCGCCGCTGCACGCTGGTCGGCGCATTCAGGATCGTCTAA
- the msrB gene encoding peptide-methionine (R)-S-oxide reductase MsrB: MQKFQKPPIADLKRKLTPMQFAVTQQSATEPSFRNEFWNNHRPGIYVDIVSGEPLFSSLDKFDSGCGWPSFSRPLVTNAVAESPDYSHGMVRTEVRSTAADSHLGHVFNDGPGPTGLRYCINSASLRFIPLAEIKRAGYEACLEPFIKAGLYQPNDTNQAAPAKK, translated from the coding sequence ATGCAGAAATTCCAAAAGCCCCCCATCGCCGATCTGAAGCGGAAGCTGACACCGATGCAGTTCGCTGTCACCCAGCAGTCAGCCACCGAACCGAGCTTCCGCAACGAGTTCTGGAACAACCACCGCCCGGGTATCTACGTGGACATTGTCTCGGGCGAGCCGCTTTTCAGCTCGCTGGACAAGTTTGACTCCGGTTGCGGGTGGCCCAGCTTCTCCCGCCCGCTCGTGACCAACGCGGTCGCCGAGAGCCCGGACTATTCCCATGGCATGGTCCGCACTGAAGTGCGCTCCACCGCCGCAGATTCGCACCTCGGCCACGTCTTCAATGACGGCCCCGGTCCCACGGGCCTCCGTTACTGCATCAATTCCGCTTCCCTGCGCTTCATCCCTTTAGCGGAAATCAAGCGCGCCGGCTACGAGGCCTGCCTGGAGCCGTTCATCAAAGCCGGTCTCTACCAGCCCAATGACACCAACCAGGCTGCGCCCGCCAAAAAGTGA
- a CDS encoding EutN/CcmL family microcompartment protein has product MTLGKVVGTLVATRKEASMDGLKFMVVKTVDTEGKETGGHVVAADAVGVGPGEMVLIAAGSSARQTVATQNRPCDAVIMAIVDSWEIGGVDKYKKD; this is encoded by the coding sequence ATGACTCTTGGGAAAGTAGTCGGCACGCTTGTCGCCACGCGCAAGGAAGCCAGCATGGACGGCCTGAAGTTCATGGTCGTCAAGACCGTGGATACGGAAGGCAAGGAAACCGGCGGCCATGTCGTCGCCGCGGACGCCGTCGGGGTCGGCCCCGGCGAAATGGTCCTCATCGCCGCCGGCAGCTCGGCCCGCCAGACCGTGGCGACGCAGAACCGCCCTTGCGACGCCGTCATCATGGCCATCGTGGATAGCTGGGAAATCGGCGGAGTGGATAAGTACAAAAAGGACTAG
- the deoC gene encoding deoxyribose-phosphate aldolase, translated as MNIPQLIDHTILRPDTTRADIEQLCREARQHKFYSVCVNPTWVSLARRLLDGSGVKVCCVVGFPLGAQPPESKAMEARAAIRHGAKEIDMVINVGALKSGDDALVLRDIRSVVEACRDGSARCKVILETSLLTNEEKGRACEIAVKARADFVKTSTGFSTGGATVEDVALMSRIVREHKLGVKASGGIRTLADLRRMVQAGATRIGTSSGIKILQEAAGQAVTGDAAKY; from the coding sequence TTGAACATCCCGCAACTCATTGACCACACCATCCTGCGCCCCGACACCACCAGGGCCGACATCGAGCAGCTTTGCCGCGAGGCGCGCCAGCACAAGTTCTATTCCGTGTGCGTAAACCCGACGTGGGTCTCGCTCGCCCGCCGGCTGCTGGACGGCTCGGGCGTGAAGGTCTGCTGCGTGGTCGGCTTCCCGCTCGGCGCGCAACCCCCGGAGAGCAAGGCCATGGAAGCCCGCGCTGCCATCCGGCACGGCGCCAAGGAAATTGACATGGTCATCAACGTCGGCGCGCTCAAGAGCGGCGACGACGCCCTGGTACTGCGCGACATTCGCTCGGTCGTCGAGGCCTGCCGCGACGGCAGCGCCAGGTGCAAGGTGATCCTCGAAACTTCCTTGCTGACCAACGAAGAAAAGGGGCGCGCCTGCGAAATCGCCGTCAAAGCCCGGGCTGATTTCGTGAAGACCTCGACTGGTTTCAGCACCGGCGGGGCGACCGTGGAGGACGTGGCTCTGATGAGCCGGATCGTGCGCGAGCACAAGCTCGGGGTAAAAGCCTCCGGGGGCATCCGCACGCTGGCCGATCTGCGCCGCATGGTGCAGGCCGGCGCCACGCGCATCGGCACCAGCAGCGGCATCAAGATCCTCCAGGAAGCCGCCGGTCAGGCCGTCACGGGTGACGCAGCCAAATATTGA
- a CDS encoding alpha-amylase family glycosyl hydrolase translates to MNLIKQELHRLFAAIAIGSLTLNVAGAAETESAAPSARKSPDWLRSAVVYEVFTRNFSPAGDFNGITSRLDELKDLGVDILWLMPINPVGEKLKKGTLGSPYCVRDFHAINPACGTTNDFKRLVEEVHKRDMKIIIDIVAGQTSWDSALMAHPEYYLKNEKGQIIPPNPAWTDVAGLNYENSDLRRYMIDMMKYWLKNFNLDGFRCDVAYTVPVDFWETARAELEKVNPQLIIIADAGARPSLLTKAFDMDYSWNLYSWLKNVMDSVSTADMLRQSFEHTHQQFPKGVLHLRFTDNQSETRATVRYGLRGALAAQVLMLTLDGVPLFYNGQEVGDATESGDPAMFEKMPVFWNPGGRPPLRDIYRDLIKLRKKYAAFCNEDVIWVQNSAPGEVVSFLRRDAKDEFLVLINLSSRRAAGTLEMPSQEGFGAVKITGMPEPLNTALPDFNLNGYGWYIFHRSGSK, encoded by the coding sequence ATGAACCTGATTAAGCAAGAACTGCATCGCCTGTTTGCCGCCATCGCCATTGGCTCGCTCACGCTCAACGTCGCTGGCGCGGCGGAGACGGAATCCGCCGCACCGAGCGCCCGCAAGTCACCCGATTGGTTGCGGAGCGCGGTCGTGTACGAGGTCTTCACCCGCAACTTCTCTCCGGCCGGCGATTTCAACGGCATCACCAGCCGATTGGATGAGTTGAAGGATCTGGGCGTGGACATCCTGTGGCTCATGCCGATCAACCCGGTCGGCGAGAAGCTCAAGAAGGGCACTCTCGGCAGCCCTTACTGCGTGCGCGACTTTCATGCCATCAACCCCGCCTGCGGCACCACCAACGACTTCAAGCGACTGGTTGAGGAAGTCCACAAGCGCGACATGAAGATCATCATAGATATCGTGGCCGGTCAGACCTCCTGGGACAGCGCGCTGATGGCACATCCCGAGTATTACCTGAAGAATGAGAAAGGGCAGATCATCCCGCCCAATCCCGCCTGGACGGATGTGGCCGGGTTGAATTACGAGAACAGCGACCTGCGCCGCTACATGATTGACATGATGAAATACTGGCTGAAGAACTTCAACCTGGACGGCTTCCGCTGCGATGTGGCCTACACGGTGCCGGTGGATTTCTGGGAAACTGCCCGGGCTGAACTCGAAAAGGTCAACCCTCAGCTCATTATCATCGCGGACGCGGGCGCCCGGCCATCGCTGCTGACCAAGGCCTTCGACATGGATTACTCCTGGAACCTCTACTCGTGGCTGAAGAACGTCATGGACAGCGTATCCACCGCCGATATGTTGAGGCAGTCGTTTGAGCACACCCATCAGCAGTTCCCCAAGGGCGTGTTGCACCTCAGATTCACCGACAATCAATCCGAGACCCGCGCGACGGTGCGCTACGGCTTGCGCGGAGCGCTCGCGGCCCAGGTCCTGATGCTGACGCTCGACGGCGTGCCGCTCTTCTACAATGGCCAGGAAGTGGGCGATGCGACCGAATCCGGCGACCCGGCGATGTTTGAGAAAATGCCGGTGTTCTGGAATCCCGGCGGGCGCCCGCCGCTGCGCGACATCTACCGGGATCTTATCAAGCTTCGCAAGAAATACGCTGCCTTCTGCAACGAGGACGTTATCTGGGTCCAGAACTCGGCTCCCGGAGAAGTGGTCAGCTTCCTGCGGCGTGATGCCAAGGACGAGTTCCTTGTCTTGATCAACCTTTCCAGCCGCCGCGCGGCCGGCACGCTGGAAATGCCCAGTCAGGAAGGCTTTGGCGCGGTGAAGATCACCGGCATGCCCGAACCGCTCAACACCGCCCTTCCCGACTTCAACCTGAATGGCTACGGCTGGTACATCTTTCACCGTTCCGGTTCCAAGTAG
- a CDS encoding EutN/CcmL family microcompartment protein — protein sequence MIIGTVRGDIVSTIHHPFCTGKKLLVVEKEDPSGKPGGYLIAMDGGFQAGVGERVLVIDEGNSARQIVGDANAPVRSIIVGVIDRIDIAD from the coding sequence ATGATCATTGGCACCGTCAGGGGGGACATCGTCTCGACCATTCATCACCCTTTCTGCACCGGCAAGAAGCTGCTGGTGGTTGAGAAGGAAGACCCGTCCGGCAAGCCCGGCGGCTACCTTATCGCGATGGACGGCGGATTCCAGGCCGGCGTCGGCGAGCGCGTGCTGGTCATTGACGAAGGCAACTCCGCCCGCCAGATCGTCGGCGACGCCAACGCCCCCGTCCGCTCGATAATTGTCGGAGTGATTGACCGCATTGACATTGCAGACTGA
- a CDS encoding prepilin-type N-terminal cleavage/methylation domain-containing protein, with the protein MKQERITARGQAFTLVELLVVIAIIAILAALLLPALHVAKVKAQGIYCMNGHRQLCMAWRMYTEDSNDILVYASTSGYGNNWPDQYAWSGAHMDFNPGNRANWDPEYDMMKRPLWPYTKDVRLYKCPSDRSTITVGGVEKPRILTMSMNLYVGGFAPVPGVDPLPGGTDGHWYFARNYQVYSKLSAITGVSSPARIFVFLDMREDRVNWSNFMADMSGYSPRNPALYAFTSDLPGMYHHRACSFSFADGHSEIRKWIDPRTTPPLVPGGDPLAVYSTPSPGNVDVEWLQERSTRLK; encoded by the coding sequence ATGAAGCAGGAACGGATCACGGCAAGAGGCCAGGCATTCACGCTGGTTGAATTGCTGGTGGTGATCGCCATCATCGCGATCCTCGCCGCCCTGCTGCTGCCTGCGCTGCACGTTGCCAAGGTCAAGGCCCAAGGCATCTACTGCATGAATGGCCATCGCCAGCTCTGCATGGCCTGGCGCATGTACACCGAGGACAGCAACGACATTCTGGTTTACGCCAGCACCAGCGGCTATGGCAACAACTGGCCCGACCAATACGCCTGGTCGGGCGCCCACATGGATTTTAACCCGGGCAACCGGGCCAACTGGGATCCGGAATACGACATGATGAAGCGGCCGCTTTGGCCCTACACGAAGGACGTGCGTCTGTACAAATGCCCCTCCGACCGCTCGACGATCACCGTCGGCGGGGTCGAGAAACCTCGAATCCTCACCATGTCCATGAACCTCTACGTCGGCGGATTCGCGCCCGTGCCCGGCGTGGATCCGCTGCCGGGTGGCACTGACGGCCATTGGTATTTCGCCAGGAACTACCAGGTCTATTCCAAGCTTTCCGCAATCACCGGGGTCTCCTCGCCCGCGCGCATCTTTGTCTTCCTGGACATGCGCGAGGATCGGGTCAACTGGAGCAATTTCATGGCGGATATGTCCGGCTACTCGCCCCGCAATCCGGCACTTTATGCCTTCACAAGCGATCTGCCGGGAATGTACCACCATCGGGCGTGCAGCTTTTCTTTCGCGGATGGCCACTCGGAAATCCGCAAATGGATCGACCCCCGAACGACTCCTCCGCTCGTGCCTGGGGGCGATCCTCTGGCAGTCTATTCCACGCCCTCACCGGGCAATGTGGACGTCGAATGGCTGCAGGAACGCAGCACACGCCTCAAGTAA
- a CDS encoding BMC domain-containing protein, which translates to MRTYPAIAVIEFSSIADGICCTDALLKKAPIAMIKSGTVSRGRYLIVIGGSTSSVEESLNEALEAGQASRLDHAFLPDVHEQVHNAVLGQRQPVIQDAVAILETDTVAANVRAAELALKGTRVRLTELRLAEYEMSGKAISLFNGELHEVQAAMELACDFLRGRKEYIQHRIIARPHETVLQQLDNGTRFAGARPIELEGEEVS; encoded by the coding sequence ATGAGGACCTACCCGGCCATCGCGGTCATCGAGTTCAGCAGCATCGCCGACGGCATCTGCTGCACCGACGCGCTGCTGAAGAAGGCGCCCATCGCCATGATTAAGTCCGGCACCGTCAGCCGCGGCCGTTACCTCATCGTCATTGGCGGCTCGACCAGTTCGGTCGAGGAGTCGCTCAACGAGGCGCTGGAGGCCGGCCAGGCCAGCCGGCTCGATCATGCCTTCCTCCCCGACGTTCACGAACAGGTGCACAATGCCGTCCTCGGCCAGCGACAGCCGGTCATCCAGGACGCAGTGGCTATTCTGGAAACAGATACGGTCGCCGCCAATGTTCGCGCCGCCGAGCTGGCGCTCAAGGGCACCCGGGTGCGGCTGACGGAGCTGCGCCTCGCCGAATACGAGATGTCGGGCAAGGCGATCAGCCTCTTCAACGGCGAGTTGCACGAAGTCCAGGCCGCCATGGAGCTGGCTTGCGACTTCCTGCGTGGCCGGAAGGAATACATCCAGCACCGCATCATTGCCCGGCCGCACGAGACGGTGCTGCAGCAACTCGACAACGGCACCCGGTTCGCCGGGGCCAGGCCGATCGAACTTGAGGGCGAGGAGGTATCCTGA
- a CDS encoding DUF4870 domain-containing protein, translating into MWNMFCHLSALAGYAIPFGNVLGPLLIWQIKKNEFPSVEEHGKAALNFQLTVLIALLVGVIAAVLLSFVCIGFLLVPVVVVIGLAGLVFAIIAGIKANNGEAYRYPWSLTLVK; encoded by the coding sequence ATGTGGAACATGTTCTGCCACCTCAGTGCCCTGGCGGGTTACGCAATTCCCTTCGGCAACGTCCTGGGCCCGCTGCTGATTTGGCAGATCAAGAAGAACGAGTTCCCCTCGGTGGAGGAACACGGCAAGGCGGCTCTGAACTTTCAACTCACGGTGCTGATTGCGCTGCTCGTCGGCGTCATTGCTGCCGTCCTGCTGTCCTTTGTCTGTATCGGCTTCCTGCTGGTCCCGGTGGTGGTGGTGATCGGATTGGCCGGGCTGGTCTTCGCGATTATCGCTGGCATCAAGGCCAACAACGGGGAAGCCTATCGTTACCCGTGGAGCCTGACACTGGTGAAGTAG
- a CDS encoding BMC domain-containing protein gives MAEALGLLETRSFAAMVEGADAMVKAAKVELVSFEKTGGGYVTAVVRGDVAAVKAATDAGRLAASRVGEMVAVHVIPRPHTNVDEVLPLGRGTKAAKK, from the coding sequence ATGGCAGAAGCATTAGGCTTGCTCGAAACACGGTCCTTCGCCGCAATGGTGGAAGGCGCCGACGCAATGGTTAAGGCCGCCAAGGTCGAACTCGTCAGCTTTGAGAAGACCGGCGGCGGTTACGTCACGGCGGTCGTCCGCGGCGACGTCGCCGCAGTGAAGGCCGCGACCGATGCCGGCCGCCTCGCCGCCAGCCGCGTGGGCGAGATGGTCGCCGTGCACGTCATCCCTCGCCCGCACACAAACGTGGACGAAGTGCTGCCGCTGGGCCGGGGCACGAAGGCCGCCAAGAAGTAA
- a CDS encoding antibiotic biosynthesis monooxygenase, which yields MLVVHVHVHVKPEFVEAFKQASLANARESIKEPGIARFDCVQQQDDPTRFVLVEAYRTPQAPAAHKDTAHYQAWRDAVAPMMAEPRASVKFTSLFPEESAW from the coding sequence ATGCTAGTCGTTCATGTCCATGTTCACGTGAAGCCGGAATTCGTTGAGGCTTTCAAACAGGCCAGCCTGGCCAATGCGCGGGAGAGCATCAAGGAACCGGGCATTGCGCGCTTTGATTGCGTTCAGCAGCAGGATGACCCGACGCGTTTCGTGCTGGTGGAAGCCTACCGCACCCCGCAGGCGCCCGCGGCCCATAAGGACACCGCCCATTACCAGGCCTGGCGCGATGCCGTCGCGCCCATGATGGCCGAGCCGCGCGCCAGCGTGAAATTCACAAGTCTTTTCCCGGAAGAGTCCGCCTGGTGA
- a CDS encoding EutN/CcmL family microcompartment protein gives MLLGKVIGTLTPCAVYKGLEGVPMLWVQPLDKQGSPKGEPLVACDSTRAAGPGELIYYEGGREAALALDPWFVPVDHTIIGIVDDLHIPS, from the coding sequence ATGCTGCTCGGCAAGGTCATCGGCACCCTCACGCCGTGCGCTGTATATAAGGGCCTTGAAGGCGTGCCTATGCTCTGGGTCCAACCCCTCGACAAACAAGGCAGCCCCAAAGGTGAGCCGCTCGTCGCCTGCGATTCGACCCGCGCCGCAGGCCCGGGCGAACTTATCTACTATGAAGGCGGACGCGAAGCCGCTCTGGCGCTCGATCCCTGGTTTGTCCCCGTGGATCACACCATCATCGGCATCGTGGACGACTTGCACATCCCGTCATGA